Proteins encoded together in one Impatiens glandulifera chromosome 1, dImpGla2.1, whole genome shotgun sequence window:
- the LOC124938366 gene encoding NAD-dependent malic enzyme 65 kDa isoform, mitochondrial-like, whose protein sequence is MYFSDADCGEMMSMVYNWPADQVDMIVVTDGSRILGLGDLAVHGIGIAIGKMDLYVATAWINPQRVLPVMIDVGTTIRSFLKTHYVRVILLTPTT, encoded by the exons ATGTACTTTAGTGATGCGGATTGTGGCGAAATGATGTCAATGGTCTATAACTGGCCAGCTGATCAG GTTGATATGATTGTTGTAACTGATGGAAGTCGAATCTTGGGTCTTGGCGATCTTGCAGTCCATGGTATTGGAATTGCAATTGGAAAGATGGATTTATATGTTGCTACTGCTTGGATTAATCCCCAAAGA GTGCTTCCTGTCATGATTGATGTTGGAACAACAATCAGAAGCTTCTTAAAGACCCACTATGTAAGAGTTATACTTTTAACGCCTACTACATAA